The Pogona vitticeps strain Pit_001003342236 chromosome 3, PviZW2.1, whole genome shotgun sequence genome includes a window with the following:
- the DNA2 gene encoding DNA replication ATP-dependent helicase/nuclease DNA2, which yields MKNIQKNGERLREKWMVRFLGCHWSPSVVECKCLHCCVHCTCNYNCRFPKRTNGFPDTVLSKGLNNRYCVLQVQENDIEKHLTITAASVPEDLDTELCILRNDWVSIPVQPGDIIHLEGQCSSGVWIIDADSGYLILYPDMLLSGTTVSNSIKCMRRAILSEKFKTCGPGSCSMLIGTILHEIFQKAGTNFTQEKLQEIAFSIVHGPKYLKELYQLNLKQNDIMQEIQEYFPSFGKWAENFMYKPDQATQPNMKLKLPGDKDDSLCTVRVTEILDVEENIWCPRFGVKGKIDVTMGVTIHRRSQTQYKIVPLELKSGKESNSIEHRSQVVLYSLLCQGRRADPEAGFLLYLKTGNMFPVPGNRMDRRELIKLRNQLAFYLLHSLCKSDTAKEQTQLAPLPPLISDSQICSYCSQKQNCMLYSRAVEEQKNISAFPDVIAAVEKETQHLKSSHLEYFRLWCLMLTLESQCKDGKKEHRNIWMMPVAEREKHGDCVGNMLRLEYVQEMMDGQYLHWFQRKNDPMPVTNLMKGDRIVVSGEDSTLLGLSTGYVQDINRTKISCLLDRNLSCISKDTVFRLDHEEGTFGINGALGNLSKLMENAPASERLRNLIIEFQKPQFVQHLSSILPPEVKETVANILKGLNKPQKQAMKQVLLSKDYTLIVGMPGTGKTTTICALVRILYACGFSVLLTSFTHTAVDNILLKLARFKVGFLRLGKAQKVHPDIKKFTEEEICRSKCIKTVAQLEELYRGQPVIATTCMGINHPIFTHKQFDFCIVDEASQISQPVCLGPLFYSLRFVLVGDHQQLPPLVQNAEARDLGMSESLFKRLEKNKNAVVQLTVQYRMNSKIMSLSNKLVYEGKLECGSERVSKGRIDLPNLKELKLEQEYSSEIWLKEALDPNNPVCFLNTEKVPAPEQTEKGGVSNMTEARLVFFLTSMFIKAGCKPSDIGVISPYRHQLKIITDMMINSHIYKVEVNTVDKYQGRDKSIIIVSFVRNNSDGNLGELLKDWRRLNVAITRAKHKLIMVGCVPSLCRYPPLEKLLCHLKTEAMIFSVPSGACENVFCCNLL from the exons ATGAAAAACATACAGAAAAATGGAGAAAGGTTGAGAGAGAAATGGATGGTGAGATTCTTGGGCTGTCATTGGAGCCCTTCTGTTGTTGAATGTAAATGTCTCCATTGTTGTGTGCATTGTACATGTAACTATAATTGTAGGTTTCCCAAGAGAACCAATGGCTTCCCCGACACCGTGCTCAGCAAGGGTTTGAACAACCGGTACTGTGTTTTACAAGTCCAGGAAAATGATATTGAAAAACACCTGACAATCACAGCTGCTTCTGTGCCTGAAGATTTGGATACTGAGTTGTGCATCCTTAGGAATGACTG GGTTTCTATTCCAGTACAACCTGGAGATATCATTCATTTAGAAGGACAGTGCAGTTCTGGTGTCTGGATAATAGACGCAGATTCAGGATATTTAATTCTGTATCCAGATATGCTGCTTTCTGGCACTACAGTATCAAATAGCATTAAATGTATGAGGAGAGCTATACTGAGTGAAAAGTTCAAG ACATGTGGACCTGGATCATGTTCAATGCTGATAGGTACAATTCTGCATGAAATTTTCCAAAAAGCAGGAACAAATTTTACACAAGAAAAGCTACAAGAAATTGCCTTCTCAATTGTTCATGGACCAAAGTATCTAAAAGAGCT GTACCAATTAAACCTAAAACAAAACGATATAATGCAAGAGATACAGGAATACTTCCCATCTTTTGGTAAATGGGCAGAAAACTTCATGTACAAACCTGATCAAGCTACCCAGCCTAACATGAAGCTAAAATT ACCAGGAGATAAAGATGACTCCTTATGCACTGTCAGAGTTACAGAAATCCTGGATGTTGAGGAGAATATCTGGTGTCCCAGGTTTGGTGTAAAAGGCAAAATTGATGTTACAATGGGTGTAACAATTCATCGCAGATCTCAAACTCAGTACAAGATCGTGCCACTGGAACTTAAAAGTGGCAAGGAATCTAATTCAATAGAGCACCGAAGTCag GTAGTGTTGTACTCACTGTTGTGCCAAGGAAGGAGGGCAGACCCTGAAGCTGGATTCCTCCTTTATCTTAAAACTGGCAATATGTTTCCTGTTCCTGGAAATCGTATGGATCGGAGAG AACTAATTAAACTAAGAAATCAGTTGGCCTTTTATTTACTTCACAGCCTATGTAAATCTGACACTGCAAAAGAGCAGACACAGCTTGCGCCTTTGCCTCCATTGATTAGCGACAGTCAGATTTGTAGCTATTGCTCCCAGAAGCAGAACTGTATGCTTTATAGCAG GGCTGTAGAGGAGCAGAAAAATATCTCCGCTTTTCCTGATGTAATTGCTGCTGTTGAAAAAGAGACCCAACATCTAAAATCCTCTCACTTGGAGTATTTTCGTCTCTGGTGTCTGATGCTGACCCTAGAGTCACAGTGcaaagatgggaagaaggagCATAGAAACATATGGATGATGCCTGTTGCAGAAAG AGAGAAACACGGAGATTGCGTTGGAAATATGTTAAGGCTGGAGTATGTACAGGAGATGATGGATGGGCAGTATTTACATTGGTTTCAGCGTAAAAATGATCCCATGCCTGTAACAAATCTGATGAAAGGAGACAGAATCGTTGTGAGTGGTGAAGATAGCACTTTACTTGGCCTGTCTACTGGCTATGTTCAGGACATCAACAGAACTAAAATATCCTGCTTATTGGATAG GAATTTGTCATGCATTTCCAAAGACACTGTATTTAGATTAGATCACGAAGAAGGCACTTTTGGCATAAACGGTGCCTTAGGAAATCTCTCTAAACTGATGGAAAATGCTCCTGCCAG TGAAAGGCTTCGTAACTTAATAATAGAATTTCAGAAACCGCAGTTTGTCCAACACTTGAGCTCCATCCTTCCACCAGAAGTAAAGGAGACTGTTGCAAACATTCTAAAAG GTCTGAATAAGCCTCAGAAACAAGCAATGAAACAAGTGCTTCTTTCAAAAGATTACACACTTATTGTTGGTATGCCCGGAACAGGAAAGACCACTACAATATGTGCTCTG GTTCGAATTCTTTATGCTTGTGGCTTCAGTGTTCTCTTGACAAGCTTTACTCACACTGCAGTGGACAACATTCTGCTGAAGTTAGCAAGGTTCAAAGTAGGTTTTCTGCGGCTGGGTAAAGCTCAGAAGGTTCATCCAGACATAAAGAAGTTTACAGAAGAGGAAATTTGCAGATCCAAATGTATTAAAACTGTAGCTCAATTGGAGGAATTGTACCGTGGTCAG CCAGTAATTGCAACAACATGCATGGGAATAAACCACCCAATTTTCACTCATAAACAGTTTGACTTCTGCATAGTGGATGAGGCTTCTCAGATTAGCCAGCCAGTCTGTCTTGGTCCACTTTTCTATTCACTTCGGTTTGTGCTGGTGGGGGACCATCAGCAGCTACCTCCACTTGTGCAAAATGCAGAAGCAAG agaTCTTGGCATGAGTGAAAGCTTATTCAAGaggttagaaaaaaataaaaatgctgtcgTGCAACTCACTGTACAGTACCGAATGAACAG tAAGATTATGTCCCTGAGTAACAAGTTGGTGTATGAAGGTAAACTGGAATGTGGCTCTGAAAGAGTGTCTAAAGGTAGAATTGACTTGCCGAATTTAAAAGAGTTAAAGTTGGAGCAGGAATATTCTTCAGAAATATGGCTGAAGGAAGCGCTAGATCCAAACAACCCTGTCTGTTTCCTTAACACGGAGAAG gtTCCAGCACCAGAGCAGACAGAAAAGGGAGGTGTCAGTAACATGACAGAAGCCAGACTGGTATTCTTCCTGACATCAATGTTTATAAAG GCTGGTTGTAAGCCATCAGATATTGGGGTCATATCTCCATACAGACATCAGTTAAAGATAATCACTGATATGATGATAAATTCACACATCTATAAAGTGGAAGTAAATACTGTTGACAAGTACCAAGGAAGAGACAAAAGTATCATCATAGTGTCCTTTGTAAGAAATAACAGTGATGGAAAT CTTGGAGAACTTCTGAAGGACTGGAGACGTCTTAATGTTGCCATTACAAGAGCCAAACACAAATTAATTATGGTGGGTTGTGTGCCATCCTTATGTCGTTATCCTCCTCTAGAGAAGTTACTTTGTCATTTGAAAACTGAAGCTATG ATTTTCAGTGTTCCATCAGGAGCATGTGAAAATGTCTTTTGCTGTAATCTTCTCTGA